From Zea mays cultivar B73 chromosome 3, Zm-B73-REFERENCE-NAM-5.0, whole genome shotgun sequence:
GATATTTTTAGTCTATGTAGTGATAGGGTCTAACTCTAGTCCGTGAGCAAATAGGTGATCCATTTGCTGGACTATTTGGATGTCTACCACTAATTTTAGATCATTTAAACAGGGTCTAATGTACTACTGGACTAGTTGAGTTGAATACTAAAGTTTAGTTCTATCGTGGTGATAATACCATTTTACTCAGAGTATTAGAATAAATCAGAGTGATAAAGAGAAACTGTTTTATAAACCGGAGAGAAAGAGAAGTCGGAGTGAGAGAGAGCAAGTGAATAGTGACCCGCGGGGCCCCTCTTCTGAAAGCGACAAAAGGAGAAGCGAGTGCGGgcatcttttgtgatcatcattcagAACAGCAGTAGCTTGAGCAAGAAGCGCCAAATAAGAAGCTGCAGTGGTCAGGCACAGGCAAGCGTTTCGGCATTTTTTATGTTCCGTAGAGTTCCGAGTTCCAAAAAACACAGAGTGGGAGAGGAGAGGCTCACGGGCATGTCGCATGGTAGCACTGCTGGTGCTGCATCGGATTCTTGTGCAGTGACCATCAGCATCAGGATAAAAAAAAATAGACTCGAGCTGTGGAGCCGGAAGCGACAAAAGAGAAGCTGCGGCGCGGTGGTCACTGCTGGTCAGCCTACTTTACCGTGCGATCGGTTCGTACTACAACACTTGACAAGTTCTACGCTACAGGTTTTCTCTGCCGAGATCCCTCCCGCTTTTTTGGCATTTGCTCGTCTCGTGACTCACAAGGCCTACATTGGACCGCAGCCTTCTCGGAACAAATACCATGCACTGATTGGTGGATGCTACACAAGAAACACAAACATCGTGTGTAATATGATAATATACAGGGCCGGGCCAAAGAAATTTGAGGCCCTGTGCTAAATCTAAAGCAGTATAATGTATGTTTTTATTAAAAATCAGTAATAACAATCTACAAGTTACATTAATATATATTGCAATAGAATATCTAAATaaacatttctattttatttgaaTAACATCGTTCTTTTGGTGGGTTTTAAAAAAAATATTGTACAATATGCTTATATTCGATCTTATCCAAAGCTTCACTCTGCTATTGTGGCAAAATAATACGTCTTTTTTTTATCATAGTAGAACACAAATATGAATTTAGTAGCTTTAATTTAGAGAACTTTGTTCACGCGGACAGATATGTTAAGATCCTATAAAGATTTATTCTTTAGTGCAGCGCTCGGTAGTTTCGTTTCAGCGCAGATGTATGGTAGAGAGAAAAATATATGCTACATATTAACATGTGTAGAAGATCATAAAACTAGACTATATATATCTGCTAAATTTTTGGGCCCTCAATTTTTGAGGCCCTGTGCGAGATATTAATATATACTCTTAGCAAGATACACAAAGCTTTaattaaaatatttttaaaatatAATTAACGTATTTTTTATAAATCTAATTTTATATAATGCCATTTTCAAAAATTAATGTTGACGTAGTTTATTTTCATCGATTCTACCAAAAAATAAAACAGTATTAAATTCAAACTTTTACAAAAAAAAGTAATACTCCAAATAAAGGAGTTAATAAAAACTTATCCTAAAAGTAATACTTCGAATAAAGGAATTAACAAAACTAAATGTTTCAAATGTCTCTTCTCGATTATATTAAAACAACAGTTTTATGCTTCCACGGTTCCATGGTGGCTACTGGCTAAACAGGTGGCACACGTAAATAACACAAATCGGGTATATACTATGTACAGGTGACAAACATGTGATTTCCTCGCTGGGCTGTACCAAAATTTTGCCCTTTTGGCTGTGCTCTGCTCCCTGCCCATCGGCCCCATGCCGCGGACGTGCTTCGCTCTTTTTCTCTTTTCAGATCTTTCTCCCTCAGCCTCAGCCCTCTCGATCCGTCAAGATCACGCTGCAGCTGTAGCTGTGGTGCCGGCGCGCCCCTCAATACGTGGCTTCTGGCACTGGCAGTGCCCCCGTGATTAGGGTTGGACAAAAAAACTCGTGACTCGATAACTCGCTCGACTCGACTCATTAGTGACTCGACTCGGATCGTTGAAAATGAGTCACGAGTTGAGCTAACAATTTAACTCGGTTCTTAACGAGCCAAACGAGTTGTACATCACTGCAATGGCCCAGCCCAACCCACAAGGCAACCCACTCATAGGCTCACAGCTACACGGCCCACACGGCCTCAGCCCCTCACGGTCGGCCTCTCGGTCACGGCATGGGCGGCCTCACCACGGTCCACGGGCGGCTGCAGTCCTGCTATCCTGAAGGCAGTCCGTCGCGGCGCCGCCAGTCTCCCTCCCTCACCCTCTcggtctctccctctctccccaaaatagaaaccctagcgccgccgcggTCCGTGGAGGCGTGGAGCAGAGCAGGCTGCAGGCGCCGCCGCACCGGTCATCAGCACTTTGCGGTGTCTGCGCTCGAGACTCCAGCAGTCCAGCTCCAGCACTTCGACCGTCCAGCGCCCTCGCCTTGGTCCGACCTTCGTCGTCTTCCCCGACTGTGCCCTCGCCCTCTGTCCATCGTTGGTCGGCGGCTCGCCGCCATAGAAGCCCAAAATGGCTGTTATTTTGTAAAATATTTATATCTGATATTATGTAAGATTATATGTATAGTTGTTGGCTTATGGTAACTTTGATAACGAGCTGACTCACGAGTTAATCGAGTCAGACCGAGTTAccaaacgagtcgagccgagcagcttctccagctcgTTATTATAACGAGTCGAGTCGAGCTAACTCGTTATCATAACGAGCCAACTCAAGTCGaaccgagccgagtcgagccagcTCGATATCCAGCACTAGCCGTGATGGATCGGATTCGTTGGAGCAGGACAAGGCACGGTGTACGTACTACGTGTGCATAGGTGGACCGGCCGGCGTCGGGCCTGCCCTGTCGCGCCTGAACTGGACAGGGAAAAAAAAGGCGTCGAGATCTCCAGGCTAGCAATAGCAACAGGGACAAGCACTTGCTTCTCGCCAGCGCGCTTATCCACGCGCCGCACAGCACCGGCCACTGCAGTGGCGCTCGTCCCGTCGTCCGTCCAGTCCGCATGCACCTTCTCTTTTCTTCCTTTCCACGGCTGCCGGGCGGAGAGATCGTGCGTTCACGCGCACTTCGCTCATGCCTGCCCCCTGCCAAGGTTTACAAAACCGGTAAAAACCGGCGGTAAACTGGTCGGTTTACTGAAACCGCTGGGTGCGGTTTCGGTAAACCACCGGTTTTTCTTTTAAAATTCATTCTAAATTCAAAAATTTGAAAAAATTCATAAAAACCGAAAATCGCTGGTAAACCGTTTTCTGGAACCGGTAAACCGTTATTTGAGACTAGTAAACCGTCAATTTTTGCCGAAAAATCGGATTTAATATCAAAACTGAGTATTTAGTGGTCAATTTAGGTATATTAGTGTTGTTTACTGTTATATGTTATATGTAAAGATGTTATATGTTATATGTGAAGATAAACCAATAGCTCAAGTTCAGTTTAGACATTTAGTGGTCAATTTCGATTTCAGTTCCTGATCAAGATGGAGTCCGTAAATCAAGTAGTTTCCGTTCTTCTAATAACTATCCATCTAGACAAGACTCAATCTAGAACCCTTAGTTCCAGTTCTTCTATATGTGTTCATAAGATTTGCTGATCAGGAGAAAAGTCTAACACTTGGTTAGGTGCACATGCAATACACAAACACCGAACACACATACCACATACCGATATGTTTTTTTTTGCTTTGTGGATAAATATTTATTTATCGATCTTGTTTTCTCGCTAATGTATCTCATATATTTTGTATAGACCTATCACTATCGCTAACGGATTAGAACAATATCACGATCCTTCCAACATGTCTGAGTACTATCACTATGACTCGAGATAAACATGTGAGTATTGTGAAATAAGTCAACCTGCGTGTCGTTGCCTCGTTGGAGAGTtgtaaaagaacttgtatttgagtattgcgAAGTTCGCTGATTGTTTGTTGCATGAGAACTGGAGTTTGTGGTTGCATATGTATGTTATATGTTATTTTGGTAAACACATGTCGTGTGGATCAATTAATATTTACTGTGCAATGTGAATTGAACAAACTACAAATAAATTTTGTCAAAATTTTCTATTTCTTCTGTAAAAAACAGCAAAACCGATTTGTTTCGCGATTAACCGGCGGTTTAGAGCGGTTTTTCGCCGGTTTTTCACCGGTTTTTGCCGGTAAaccgattcaaattcaaattgattTGAATTGGTCAAACCGGTCGGTTTTTACCGATTTTTACCGGTTTACCGTTGGTAAACCGTTACCGGTGAGGGGCGGTTTTTGCATCCAGAACGGTTTTGTAAACCGTGCCCCCTGCCTAGTGCCTGAACGGCAGCAGAACGCGCCACCGGACCGCGAAGCTGCTTGCTTGCTCACCCGACGCGACGACCGCACACGTACGGGCGCGCGGCGTGGAAAGCGTTTGATGAACCCGGAGGTGAGGACAAGGGTAGAGGAGACGTGCGAGTGCGACTGCGATGCGAGCGACGGCACGGCCGCACGGGCAAAGCGAAACGGATACGCAAACCAAACGAGCCCGAGCCCACCACCCACCTGCCCACGGAATCGGAAGGAGACGAAGACGATACGGGGGGGGACAAGCGGCCGACAGCCCGGCACATTCACATGTCGCCGCTTTATGGCACGCCTGCACCCGGACAGCTACGCGCCCGTCCGGCCTGCCAGTGCCAGTGCCACCGCATCGCAGTCACCTCACCCCCTACCATTACCACGGTACTACGTACCACCCACTGACCCACCCTCGTCCTGTACAGTAGCGCTGGAACGCGTTCCACGAGTTTCAAAACTCCAAACTCTCTGCGTCTGGTCTGCGTGCCCTCCTCTCCACCGTGACAATTCCCTTCCTTTTATTAGAGAGATCAAAGACGGggattctgtttcgtttgttttcTTTACGAGCGCAAGCACCCGCTAGCAATTCAACGGCGACGGGCGGGCCGCCGTCGGCCGGGGGATCGAACGGCTGGTCCGCCGTGGACCCGCTTGCCGCCTCCGGGGGGGCCGCTGCAGGGCGCCCAACCGGCAGCCGGGGCCCGCTGGTGGGGCCGCCCGCGCGAGTGCGGCACCGCGAGTTTCCTTGTTTGTATTTAATTATATATAGATTAGTTTTGGATTGCAAAGTCTCGAGCCTCGCCTTCCTCGACGTCTCTATTACGTTTCGCACCTCGCTTTATCTCGTATTCACGTAACAGATCTTCGGTCACACTACTACACTAGTATGGTTAGACTGTCTGCACGGGTCGCTGCTATACTTTCCTCTCACCTTGCATGCCGTGTACAGAAGTCCCCCCACCCGTGCAACGGTTGCCTCTACGGAGCCCCTTATCGAGGGGAGCGCTTCTCTCTCCCTCCACTCCTGGCGGTTCACTGTTCATGCGCACTTACACTGTTTCGCACCGTGTTAtggggctggaaacgagccgagccgagctcggctcggctcggctcggtgcctgaacgagctcggctcggctcgtccatTCGACGAGCTAGTgaaagaggctcggctcggctcgaccttggctcgcgagccggctcggctcgcgagccataTTCTGATATTTATCGTTGCATTATTTGGTGAATTAACATTATATAAATTTgaaatatagaatcatcatttTAAATTATGAGTAAATTAAATTATAACTTGTAATATATTCATCATCAAAGACTAAAAAATGAGCTATTATCCATAAAACTATCTAATATTCATTATTATTCCATAAAATGATCATTTTTGTATTCATTATTATTCCATAAAATGATCATTTTTGTAAGACTCGCGAGCTGGAACGAGCcgactcggctcggctcgctgcaaaaacgagctcgaagaaggggctcggctcggctcgttcgaggctcgcgagccgagccgagtcgctccgagctcgagccggctcgcgagcctcgagctaatTTTCCAGCCCTACACAAGTTGTGGGCCCACGATAAATTATTAGtggataaaaaattgatagtggataaaaagtaggtatagaaaatgatattttatggttgtagtgggatataagggggagtatttagggggaaccgctgcggaagatgaaaaaataggggagaAATAGAGGAAAAAAATGATATAGGAGAAAAATTTAGAGGTAACGGTTGCAGATAGCCTTAGCACACGAGGAGGACATGTGGAACCTTTTTTTAGACAGATTATTAGCGTTATATCCAGGGGCTCATAAGCAAAAACTATCGCGACCTGACGGGTGAGTGACCCGCGGCCCACTATAACCAAACcaacctccccctccccctccccccgaCCTCTctgccttttccttttccttcccccgcTTTCTCCTTCCTTCCTCCTCCTCCCGGCTCCCCTCACCCAGCCACCGGCCATGTCGGTGGAGACGGAgcggagctccaccgagtcctccgggGCTTCCGGGCTCGACTTCGAGGACACCGCGCTCACGCTCACCCTCCGCCTCCCGGGCTCCGCGccttccgccgccgccgccgccgcggcttcCCTGTCCctctcctcctcgtcgtcctccgCCTTCCCCGACCCCGACCGCAAGCGCGCCTCCTCCGACGCTGACCCCGGCCGCTCCTCCCCGCTCGCCGCGTCCTCCGACGCTGCACCGGCACCCAAGTACGCCGCCCGTTTTctccgaccaacacatgccttttCCGTTTTTTATTTATTGTTACTCCCAGGAAACGCGAGGCGGGCGCTGGCGCTTGCTTTGGCGGGTGAATATGAGGTGGAGTGGAGTTTGATGTGCCTCCTCCTCATTTGTTTTGGTGGGGCAGGGCTCGTGTGGTGGGCTGGCCGCCGGTGAGGTCGTACCGCAAGAACGCGCTCGCCGACGCCGCGGGCTCCAGCAAGGCCGCCAAGTTCGTCAAGGTGGCCGTCGACGGCGCGCCCTACCTGCGGAAGGTGGACCTGCAGGCGTACGCCGGCTACGACCAGCTGCTCCGCGCGCTCCAGGACAAGTTCTTCTCCCACTTCACCATCAGTCAGTGCTACCGTCCCACCACCACCCCCTCGCTTCGTGCTTCCTCCTGGGTCTAATTTCCGCAGCGCTTTGCTCTGTTTGGTCGAGCGTTCCGGCTGACGGAGGGTTTTTTTTTTTGGTTTGGATGCGCGCGCAGGGAAGTTCGCCGACGACGAGAGGAAGCTGGTGGACGCGGTGAACGGGACGGAGTACGTACCCACGTACGAGGACAAGGATGGCGACTGGATGCTCGTCGGCGACGTCCCCTGGAAGTGAGCTCCTCTGCTTCTTCGTTCTGTTTTACTTTTACTACGAGTACGTGGTCTTATATATTCTTTACTTGATATAACTCGAATAGTTTCTCAGCGTATGATTATTGCTTAGGGTCGATCAGATTGGATGTGATAGCTTCCATTTAACACTTCGTCTACTGTCCTTTCGTATGACTATCTCTTAGGATCTTGCACTACTCCAATTGGATGTGGTAGCTTCGATTTAACAGTTTCTTTACAGTCCTTTGACTAAGTCTTTGCTTGTATTTAGCTTTTAGTAGTCGAATGGTTTGTTCGTAGGTATGAGACTAATGCTTGGGATCTTGCACTTCTCATCAAATTGGACGTTgtagctttgatttgagaagatcaACCAAGTCCCTTTGACGAAATactttttgtgtgtgtgtgttgagTAGTGGGGGAGCGGTAGAATTAGATTGTGCCGAGTAGATTTGCAACAACATGGCTGTATTTTGGGATCGAAGGAAGCAGATCCTAGAAAGAGTTGTTTGGATAAATAGGGATAGCGATGAATTAGGGGTTTGAATGGATTGTCTTGGAAATTACTTCATCTTCACCATCGATATGATGTGAATAGATCTAATCCAGATAAGACCAGAGGTTTgcctctcactctctctctcttttgACAACGATGCGTCTTTTAGGTGAAATTCTCGAGAGGCGCTGTTGGTTGTTGGCAGTAATTCATGCCTATAGTGTAAGTGCATTTGAGGCCGAATTGCTCCTCAGATGAAGCATCAGCTGATCGGAAAGTGATGTTGGAACTGTCGGGATAGGAGAACTATTAGGGAGCCCTTTCTCACCCTTGACTATGACAGCAGACAACCTTTGCTAGTTCCTTCTCCACTTGTTAGCCCACTGCAGCCATGCTAGGATATTGCAATGACACTGATCAAATCTAACTGAGACAGGTTACAGGGGTGGGGGGGGGGATGAATTTTCTTATCCACACCTCTTTGCCTTTTGTTTTTTTAACCGTAGATTCCATCCAAAAACGCCTTCCACGTGGACCAACCACAACAATTTCCTATCTGATAGACTGATACTTCTTGCACCGAACCGAACGTGTTGCTGTTTCTAGCATTTACCATATTATAAGCAACTTTGATGTACAGAATATGCTATATTCTCTAATCCGACAAATGTGAAAAGAACCGACTTTATTAAGTTTGGATACATTGGATAAGGTTGTCTTTCCAGTTTTGTTCTCCAGCACTAGATAGCTAGATTGAACTGTTCGCCTGACATATCGGCTGCCTATGGAGCAAAAGCAAATTGCTCCTAGACCCTCCTAGAGAATATTCTATCTCAAGCACTGAGATGGGTTTGTCGGGTTAGTTTTCATTTGTGTTTTCTTCCTTGATCGTACTgcaaagagggggggggggggggggctataGAGGAGCTCTTGATACCCAGCTGCCAAGGATGTAGTAGCATGCTCCCATTAGACTTGGTCCGGCAAGTTTCTAACTGGTGGTTTTGCAGGATGTTCGTGGAAACCTGCCAGCGCCTTCGTCTGATGAAAGGTTCAGAGGCCGTGAACTTGGGTACGTACATGTTTTTCCCCTAAAGCCTACCTCCATGTGTTTAAAAACGTCTGCTTTTTTTCACAGCCAT
This genomic window contains:
- the LOC100193444 gene encoding Auxin-responsive protein IAA1 yields the protein MSVETERSSTESSGASGLDFEDTALTLTLRLPGSAPSAAAAAAASLSLSSSSSSAFPDPDRKRASSDADPGRSSPLAASSDAAPAPKARVVGWPPVRSYRKNALADAAGSSKAAKFVKVAVDGAPYLRKVDLQAYAGYDQLLRALQDKFFSHFTIRKFADDERKLVDAVNGTEYVPTYEDKDGDWMLVGDVPWKMFVETCQRLRLMKGSEAVNLAPRAAR